From Micromonospora rhizosphaerae, the proteins below share one genomic window:
- a CDS encoding M23 family metallopeptidase, giving the protein MTRDAGSPGRRRKLRVGVLAAALTTILTLLCCVGGAAAFFLTELAGDEKDGMTAGLACDPAHPVSITGDMPRFTEYGEGQLRNAAIIVKVGQDMKVPARGWVIALATAMQESALRNLANSTVPASLALPHEGVGSDHDSLGLFQQRPGWGSVEQRMTPSYTARKFYEKMVKVPDWERRPLTVVAQRVQVSAFPDAYAKHEELASRIVDALAGGAARTVQIAGRAVCDAASGSRIAASGWTAPVPGGVGSGFRTADRPSHHGVDIAAPKRVTQIHAASTGRVLVARCDPDHSGRRDCDVDGYPGKGGCGWFVDILHAGGYITRYCHMVDRPLVVPGQLVQAGEVIGLVGSSGNSSGPHLHFEVHIDGDRSSRGAINPVPFMRDRGAPLDGTT; this is encoded by the coding sequence CTGACCCGGGACGCCGGTTCCCCGGGACGCCGCCGGAAGTTGCGGGTCGGCGTGCTGGCCGCCGCGCTGACGACGATCCTCACCCTGCTCTGTTGCGTCGGCGGCGCCGCGGCGTTCTTCCTCACCGAGCTGGCCGGCGACGAGAAGGACGGCATGACCGCCGGTCTGGCCTGCGACCCGGCACACCCGGTCAGCATCACCGGCGACATGCCGCGCTTCACCGAGTACGGCGAGGGTCAGCTGCGCAACGCCGCCATCATCGTCAAGGTCGGCCAGGACATGAAGGTGCCGGCCCGGGGATGGGTGATCGCCCTGGCCACCGCGATGCAGGAGTCCGCCCTGCGCAACCTGGCCAACAGCACCGTGCCGGCCTCCCTGGCGCTGCCCCACGAGGGCGTCGGCTCCGACCACGACTCGCTGGGGCTGTTCCAGCAGCGGCCCGGCTGGGGCAGCGTCGAGCAGCGGATGACGCCCTCCTACACGGCCCGCAAGTTCTACGAGAAGATGGTCAAGGTGCCGGACTGGGAGCGCCGCCCGTTGACCGTGGTGGCACAGCGGGTACAGGTCAGCGCCTTCCCGGACGCCTACGCGAAGCACGAGGAGCTGGCCAGCCGGATCGTCGACGCGCTGGCCGGCGGCGCCGCGCGGACCGTGCAGATCGCCGGGCGGGCGGTCTGCGACGCCGCTTCCGGCAGTCGGATCGCCGCGTCCGGTTGGACCGCTCCGGTCCCGGGTGGGGTCGGCTCCGGATTCCGCACGGCAGACCGACCGAGCCACCACGGCGTGGACATCGCGGCACCGAAGCGGGTCACCCAGATCCACGCCGCCTCGACCGGGCGGGTGCTGGTCGCCCGCTGTGATCCGGACCACTCCGGACGACGCGACTGCGACGTCGACGGCTACCCGGGCAAGGGCGGCTGCGGCTGGTTCGTGGACATCCTGCACGCCGGCGGCTACATCACCCGCTACTGCCACATGGTCGATCGTCCCCTCGTGGTCCCCGGCCAGTTGGTGCAGGCCGGTGAGGTGATCGGCCTGGTCGGCAGCAGCGGCAACTCGTCCGGCCCGCACCTGCACTTCGAGGTGCACATCGACGGCGACCGGTCCAGCCGGGGCGCGATCAACCCGGTGCCGTTCATGCGCGATCGCGGCGCTCCGCTGGACGGCACCACGTGA